From a single Apostichopus japonicus isolate 1M-3 chromosome 12, ASM3797524v1, whole genome shotgun sequence genomic region:
- the LOC139977065 gene encoding protein Flattop-like, with product MASHFSANQYEKAFDSRRLQHWQLPKSYKERPDSYEGFTQIIANDRGHLMEGVPKSARSPWGEFVGTWDMPRKIPGNITTYMARSDPAVGGIKTQRIVHEQYMEHAKSPKKDLKLEPKVSSSKANMKTPPPTEIPNDEIRPNNPSPHSPTKLAESSTPEDRPGQEPMVA from the exons ATGGCATCTCATTTTAGCGCAAATCAG TATGAAAAAGCTTTCGATAGCAGAAGATTACAACATTGGCAACTTCCAAAATCCTATAAAGAG AGACCAGACTCGTACGAAGGTTTCACACAGATCATCGCAAATGACAGAGGCCATCTAATGGAGGGGGTGCCCAAATCAGCGAGGTCACCCTGGGGAGAGTTTGTTGGGACCTGGGACATGCCCAGGAAGATCCCTGGAAATATCACAACTTACATGGCCAGAAGCGATCCAGCCGTCGGGGGGATCAAGACACAGAGGATCGTTCACGAACAGTACATGGAACACGCCAAATCACCAAAGAAAGACCTGAAACTAGAACCAAAG GTATCTTCAAGTAAAGCTAACATGAAGACTCCACCACCGACAGAAATACCGAACGACGAGATTCGTCCTAACAATCCGTCTCCTCATTCACCCACGAAACTAGCAGAATCATCGACACCTGAAGACAGGCCTGGACAAGAACCGATGGTCGCATAG
- the LOC139977062 gene encoding TLC domain-containing protein 5-like isoform X3 has translation MSFIFIRYYNPSFFTDRSGPNTVHENITVCACLGYYTFDTLYYIWHWAKTSKVMLLHHVVTWYGLATCLYLQVSGTEISIIICGTEMTTPFLIAQRFLPKEGKMRRTVCFSIYVIGTALFVACRLIVGTYLMNVYLPDQKAPVIFRLLGFSLYVLGFPFFVSIVRFGVKNFRSEERERRDVNKKHVANNNHISNNGFVKID, from the exons ATGAGCTTTATTTTCATCCGCTACTACAACCCTTCATTCTTCACAGACAGAT CCGGACCCAATACCGTCCATGAGAACATAACAGTCTGTGCCTGCTTGGGGTACTACACCTTCGACACACTGTACTACATCTGGCACTGGGCCAAGACCAGCAAGGTCATGCTCCTCCACCATGTTGTGACCTGGTACGGACTCGCGACCTGCCTCTACCTCCAGGTCTCCGGGACCGAGATCTCAATCATCATCTGCGGAACTGAGATGACCACGCCCTTTCTGATAGCGCAGCGTTTCTTACCAAAGGAAGGGAAGATGAGAAGGACCGTATGTTTCTCAATCTATGTTATCGGGACGGCCCTCTTCGTTGCCTGTCGTTTGATCGTAGGGACATATCTCATGAATGTTTATCTCCCAGATCAGAAAGCGCCGGTAATTTTTAGACTTCTGGGATTTTCGCTCTACGTCTTGGGCTTTCCGTTCTTCGTCTCCATCGTTAGATTTGGCGTCAAGAATTTCCGGTCGGAGGAGCGAGAGAGACGGGACGTAAATAAGAAGCACGTGGCCAACAACAATCACATCAGTAACAATGGATTTGTTAAGATTGATTGA
- the LOC139977062 gene encoding TLC domain-containing protein 5-like isoform X1, whose protein sequence is MDLTSLSATEFSAITVVSFLISLVIYNALCLVCDHVSAYRINVAINSSALVIMSFIFIRYYNPSFFTDRSGPNTVHENITVCACLGYYTFDTLYYIWHWAKTSKVMLLHHVVTWYGLATCLYLQVSGTEISIIICGTEMTTPFLIAQRFLPKEGKMRRTVCFSIYVIGTALFVACRLIVGTYLMNVYLPDQKAPVIFRLLGFSLYVLGFPFFVSIVRFGVKNFRSEERERRDVNKKHVANNNHISNNGFVKID, encoded by the exons ATG GATCTGACATCCTTATCAGCAACTGAATTCTCAGCTATCACAGTAGTTTCTTTCCTCATCTCTCTGGTCATATACAATGCCCTGTGTCTTGTTTGCGATCATGTCTCCGCCTATCGAATCAACGTGGCAATAAATTCCTCCGCCCTCGTAATCATGAGCTTTATTTTCATCCGCTACTACAACCCTTCATTCTTCACAGACAGAT CCGGACCCAATACCGTCCATGAGAACATAACAGTCTGTGCCTGCTTGGGGTACTACACCTTCGACACACTGTACTACATCTGGCACTGGGCCAAGACCAGCAAGGTCATGCTCCTCCACCATGTTGTGACCTGGTACGGACTCGCGACCTGCCTCTACCTCCAGGTCTCCGGGACCGAGATCTCAATCATCATCTGCGGAACTGAGATGACCACGCCCTTTCTGATAGCGCAGCGTTTCTTACCAAAGGAAGGGAAGATGAGAAGGACCGTATGTTTCTCAATCTATGTTATCGGGACGGCCCTCTTCGTTGCCTGTCGTTTGATCGTAGGGACATATCTCATGAATGTTTATCTCCCAGATCAGAAAGCGCCGGTAATTTTTAGACTTCTGGGATTTTCGCTCTACGTCTTGGGCTTTCCGTTCTTCGTCTCCATCGTTAGATTTGGCGTCAAGAATTTCCGGTCGGAGGAGCGAGAGAGACGGGACGTAAATAAGAAGCACGTGGCCAACAACAATCACATCAGTAACAATGGATTTGTTAAGATTGATTGA